TATGTCTGTCAGTGGCTTTACTTTTGTTGATATGCCAGAAAGAAGATGGGTGGTTTACATAACATCTTTTGAAATTGTTTTCCCATAAACTAACATAATTGTTCTTTCCAGTTTGGTTATCTTGAAGAGATGCGGTAACTTCTACCTCATAATCAGCAGTGTTTATCATACATACCTAATGAAGTGGGCAAGCTTTAGGCTCTCAACAGTTACAACTGGAAGTGGGCTCTTGATGATgcttatgtgtaataatgttctTCATATTGGGGCAGCAGCTTTGTAGGTGAAACACGTATGTCAGGGATTAGCAAATTGCATTGATACAGTGGGACAGGtgatgtgggtggaacacacagttCGGGGGCTAGcggagagcaatgatacagtgggacaggattggggagtgggaggtaagcgtagtgcatgaagtggaaatgaAGAGAAGAAATGTAGAGATGTAGTTTAGTATGTTGTAGTAGGGTGTGTGAGATGTTTACTTGTTAAGTGTGCGTGGGACACACagcgcttctagaactcagtttgcTGACGTGGGTGGGTCTTTTCAAGAAGCTCATATCAtcagacatctcagtccattgtcatttcctccatgaggtccaacgtcCTGAGATCactccttaccacttcatcccacgtctttccgggtctccctcttctgcagacaccatccactttcagtgatcaccacttctttatgcagctggcctcattcatacacatcacatctcCAAACCAACggagtcttctctcttgcatgctacatttgattcctcttatgcccaacttttctctcaatacatttgcactttgtcgtacatgtgcactgatgttgcacatccaacagagcatactaccttcatttctctccagtctatgcaCATCTTCTGCATtgagagcccatgtctcacttccAAGGAGTATAGgccattcacacacaagcatcatacagtctacttttcactctgagggagactCCTTTTATTGCTGTTAAATACTCCTAATAACTATTTTGTGATGGAATGTTCTGAATAGAGTTTCAATAAGGAAAACACTTTTCATCCTTACTTCAAACTTTAACAGAAAGATATCAAAGGATTAATCATGGGATATTATAGTATTTAATATGGGATATTGTAGGATTAGTTATCAGAATTCCATAATTCATGTAATTCTTTCAATAATTCTTAACATTTCAACAATTTTATCAACCCAAGTTTCAAGAATTCTTATCATTAACTAACTGAGGTATCCAGTAAAAATAACCATTAATTAGATGTCTGTTTATAGCCATGAAGCATTTTTCCTCAAATTtcgacatttttcaaaaatttaaagtgTATATTAATGGGTTGGACCAATTTGACAATTAAATGAGCAGTGTCTGGTAGTGAACctgtgttgttgtcattgttgtgcatgtgcataaaATGGCCAAATTTTACACTTTGGGGCAGATTTCATCAAATTGATGTTATGACAGCTAGTGTACAAAATGCCTAAATTTTTgctcaagaaataaaatggtctCACTTAATCAAAACCTGAAACACTGGGGAATTAAAACAATGAATTGaaataagttttagcaaatcaaaacaattcgcattgaaatgaagaattagcaaatgctaaAGAGATTGCTGTTAATAAGATGTCTGTTTATACCCATGAAATATTTTTGGTCAAACTTCagcatttttcaaaaaattgatgTAACGATGGCTAATGCAAAAATAGCTGAAATTTTATGACCTTTGAAAAATTGATGCTgattaaaattcaatttttaaaaaaattccaagTGTGTAAGTGGCCGCATGAACATAAGCCCTACAcatatgtcaagtttcatcaagatcTGTTGGAGAGTATCAGAGAAGctaaagtaacaaattcacaagctttccatttattattatagattctTACTGAATTCCAGAATTCTTTTTGTATTTCAGAGTGAAATGATTGGAGATGAACTCAAAGACTAcaatgttataaataaatttgGATACAATACAAGTGTTCTTAACTTGAAGCATCCCATTGAACGTGGTGTCATTACCAACTGGGATGATATGGAGAAGATTTGGTTGCATGCATTCAAAGAGTTGAAAGTTGCACCTGCAGAAAGCTCTGTCTTGTTGACTGAAGCTGTTTTTAACCCCAAGGACAACAGAGAAAAGATGGCCGAAATTATGTTTGAAAAGTTTAACACTCATGCATTATGTATTGCTGATCAGACTTTACTGTCCCTTTTGGCTTCTGGTCGTATCACAGGTATGTCTGTGAATGTAGGTCATGGCATCACCCAAATTGTCCCTGTCTATGACGGGTCAATTAAACGAGAAGCTGCTGTCCAGTGGGATTTTGGTGGTGTGGACATGACAGATTACCTTACGAGTATGTTGACTGAACGTGGTTATTCCTTTGACAGTCCTTCTCAGATGGAAACTGTCCGTAACATCAAAGAGAAGTGTTGTTATGTTGCTCTAGACTTTGAACAGGAAATGCAGACTGCAGCCTCTGAGAAATATAAATTACCTGACAAGCAAGACATTACCATTGGCAATGAACGATTCCAAACCCCAGAACTTCTGTTCCAGCCAGGTTTAATTGATAAGGGCTCTGATGGCATTCATAAACTGATTTATAACTCAATCATAAAATGTGATAGGAATATTAGAACACCACTATTTAAGAACATCATATTGTTTGGTGGCTCAACAATGTTCAAAGATGTTGTTTACCGCATGATAATTGAAATGAGATCTATTGTAGCACCTACCACGAGTTTTCATATTGTTGCTCAACAATTTCGTGATAATTCTATGTGGAGGGGTGGTGCTCTGTTAACTTCTCTGTCTACCTTCATGGATCAGTGCATTCGCAGAGAAGAATATTATGAACATGGCTCATATATTCTCCATAGAAAGTATAGgtgatatgtataatatgtgtcattataatatatatatatatatatatatatttaaattccaagaaagttagaggttgtgaatccaaccaactaagggataatatctatccaatatactgttggtagaatactcaattattaatacacaagtgtttttttattgctttacaaTTACATTACcaagtgtactaaatgggtgaaggcaaagagatattttaccattaatttataaagcaataagaaaatggaggagatcaataggtggttcatcaacttttagacattaaattatgtcaatttatttatttatttactaaaaggacaattataacaatatacatacatgtataacatattatgctttacatatataatatataaagatttcctgtatgttatatattttaataattactggtatctttatatattttatatgtaaaacataatatgttatacatgtatgtatattcttgtaattgtcattttagtaaataaataaataaatcaacataatataatgtctaaaagttgatgactaCCACTTAATGATCCCTTCCAGTTTctaattgctctctctctctctctctctctctctcattatatatatatatttatatattaggaaGTGTCACAGGCCAGTGTTAGTTATTCACTACTTAGCTTTCAGACCCTCAGTGACAATCACTGTCGGATATTAAGGAATGTCTGCTAACCTTTTCTATACAAACCCACCTGAGACAACCCCCTGCTTCTCTGTTAAAATCTTTCTATTTTAAAGTGAGTTCCATTAAAaacttccatgttaatttattttcaaaacaccAGCAtcataacgacaaagttattttattaaaatcttattttgaaaataattaatttcaagaAAACTATTTTGCTttatcagaaatatggtaacaaaagtgataatacaaataaggaattattttacgaaattcttccttatttttgtATGTTAATAAATGGTGGAAGATAGTATTCGCATATTCTGTCTGCAATATTCCAATCTGGAACATATTTTCACTATTATAAGTTTCTTATTAATGGTGGTGCCATGTAACCATAAAATTTGGCTAAAAATTGCTTTTTGTGGGATCTGAACtttaataaagaattttaaaaaaaatactggtcTGTTgtctttaatgaactttggacaAGGTTTTCATAACAGGCTGGCTGTAATGTCTGAAGGGTGATAGAGAgaacgagtgagtgagtgagtgagcgagtgggtgggtgaatgagtgagtgagtgagtgagtgagagagtgagtgagtgagaaagtgagtgagtggatgggtgagtgagtgagtgattgagagagtgagtgagagagtgagtgagtgagagagtgagtgaatgagtgagtgagtaagtgagtgagtgagtgagagaatgaatgagtgagtgagtgagtgagagagtgagtgagtgagtgagtgagtgagagagtgagtgagtgagtgggtgagtgagtgagtgagtgagagagtgagcgagtgagtgagtgagagagtgagtgagtgagtgggtgggtgggtgagtgagtgagtgagtgagtgggagagtgagtgagtgagtgagcaagtaggtgggtgagtgagtgagtgagcctGATTctgcatgtacgtgggtgtgagCGAGCAACAATTATCTGCACATGTGTTTGCGTATGAGTGattgaatgagtgtgtgtttgtgtgtgtgtgagaaagtgagtGAGGGGAAAGAGTATGTGTAAGTAAGGgtgggagtgtatgtatgtttgtgctgtGTACACACCTGTATGTCCTGGTATACAGGTGATGCAGCCCTTAAAACTGCTGGCTACTTGAGCTTTCATGTAAGAGGCAGAGAGCTGCTGCATCAAGAATTTCTTTATCCTAGGTGTGAGCATAACATCTATGGTTAGGTTGGTCTCAATGGTAACCTTCTGACTGAAGGAGTCAAGTGGGTGAAGAAATTTCTCCCTAGGTCAGTCCAGGGTGTGCTTGTCCACACCTCTAGAGATGGCTAAAGCATCTTCTTCCCCATATAGACCAAAGTAGGCTGATGGGAACTGCTCAGTTATGGTTTCAAGTATATATAACCTTATGAggtcataaatatgtatgttgttGAATGCTCTCATGATGATGAgaactctcactcactcactcactcactcactcactcactcacccactcactcacccactcgcccactcactcactcactcactcactctctcactcactcactcactcactcactcactcactcactcagtctctcactcactcactcactctctcactctctcactcactcactcattcactcacttactcactcactcactcactcactcactctctcaatcactcacttactcactcactcactcactcactcacccactctctccctcactcactcactctctcactaactcactcacttactcactcactcacacactcactcactctctcactcactcactctctcactcactcattcactcacttactcactcactcactcactcactcactctctcactcactcactcactcactcactcactctctcactcactctctcactcactctctcactcactctctcactcactctctcactcactcactcactcactcagtctctcactcactcactcagtctctcactcagtctctcactcactcactcactcactcactcactcactcactcagtcactcagtctctcactcactcactcactcactcagtctctcactcactcactcactcactcagtctctcactcactcactcagtctctcagtcagtcactcactcactcactcactcactcactcactctctcactcactcactcactcactcacccactctcactcactcactcactcactctctcactaactcactcacttactcactcactcactcactcactctctcactcactcactcacttactcactcactcactcactctctcaatcactcactcagtctctcactcactcactcactctctcaatcactcactcagtctctcactcactcactcactctctcactcactctctcactcactcactcactcactcactcactcacttactcactgaCTCACactctcaatcactcactcactcactcactcactcactcactcagtcactcagtctctcactcactcactcactcactcactcactcactcactcaaaggAACCTTCTGGGTCAGTTTGTtcaacccatatatgcatatatatatatattatatatatatatataagtatatatatatatgtgtatatatatatatatatatatatatatatatatatatatatatatatatatgcatatatatatatacgacgggcttcttttcagtttccgtctaccaaatcttctcacaaggctttggtcgacccgaggctatagtttgaagacacttgcccaaggcgccacatagtgggactgaacccggaaccatgtggttggtaaacaagctacttaccacacagccactcctatacctatgATGACAAAATACTCAGTTTATGGAATCCTTACTCAATATCATGACCCACATGCTTGACTATTCTAGAGACAGCTGTAAGAAACTCTAtctgtttataaattaaaatctaaattaaaatctttctgTAGAGGGAGCCGGCATGCTTTGCAtttccctcctcctcatcatcattatcatcgtttaacatccgctttccatgctagcatgggttggacgattgactgagggttggtgaaccagatagctgcaccaggctccaaacttgatctggcagagtttcgatagatggatgcccttcctaacgccaaccactctgagagtgtagtgggtgcttttacatgccactggtactggcaacgaccttgcttgaatgtttttacaCGTGCTATCGGCACAAGTGCAAGTaaagtgatgctggtaacgatcatgctagaatggtgccttttacatgccacagacacggaagccagttagctgctctggcaatgaccatgctcggatggtgctcttagcaccctactagtacggggcacaagtgccagtaaggccacgctggtaacgatcacactcgaatggtgccttttatgttccactggcacggaagccagttagccagtCCATCAACGAttacactcgtatggtactctttgcACCcggctagcacggatgccagtcattgaatttgatttcgatttcatttttccttttaatcTATATCTACCTGCTCAAGGAGAAACCACTTCTAGCTGCCTTCATTAGGCAGTGTCAACACAACATTCTTTAGTTTGCAATTGAAGCCAGAATTTTGGTGGTAAACCAAACTGAGCACTCATAGTACATGTCTTTGACATTATGTCAGTTGGCAAAAAACCTTTGTATTTGCTATATTtatctctcagagtgaaagacagcttgtatgatgcctgtgtgagaAAAGCtaagctacatggcagtgaaacaggcACTGTGGCAGCTGTTGACatacataggcttgaaagaaatgaaatcagtaggtttcactggatgtgcatatttgacagagtgtaagcatcttgagagaaaagataAAGGGCATAAGAGCCATCAGATGCGGCATGCAAGCGAGAGGACTGTCCTGGTATGGTCaagtgatgcatatggacgaggacagctgtgtaaagaagtgttgatccctaactgtggaggaaacctgtggtagaggtagacccaggaagacatgatcTCTGAagtttgggcctcacagagcaaTGACTACTGACCAAGACCATTGGCAATATACTGAGCTTCAGAAGTCCtgtcaagccaagcaaaattgtagttgtggctgatgttgGAGATTAACCATTGGAATATCTTGGATTATACAATCCCTAATGAGGATATAACTtccttgaattgactatatatatatattatatatatatatatatatatatatatatatatatatatatatatatataatatatatatatatatatatatatattatatatatatatatatatatatatatatatatgtatatatatatatatatatatattgttatatttcggaatggtcattttgccagtttagccaataaaaacacacgcactatatatttggtgttactttgcttcagtgttatttattttttacattaatcttaatcttatttcggccagtaacaccaaatatatagtgcgtgtgtttttattggctaaactggcaaaatgaccattccgaaatataacaatatctgtttcaacacacgacttcacataaaaaatcttgcacaacaaatatttaaacgtatatatatatatatatatacatatatatatatatatatatatatatatatatatacatatatatatatatatatatagatatatatatatatataatatacatatatatatatatatatatatattatatatatatatattatatatatatatacatacatatatatatacatatatatatataatatatatacatatatatatataatatatatatatatatatatatatatatatatatacatatgagtgctcAGTTTGGTTTACCACCAAAATTCTGGCTTCAATTGCAAACTAAAGAATGTTGTGTTGACACTGCCCAATGAAGGCAGCTAGAAGTGGTTTCTCCTTGagcaggtagatatatatatatatatacatatatatatatatatattatatatatatatatatatatatatataatatataatacaaaaagggacaacaaaacatccagatagccGATACAAAGGAAACAAGCACCACATTATCATCGCAATTTCAGACCGCCGTccatgcaacatcgatattcttctctgtgtttgtgaaattcttgtatctctgccgtaaggcttcatttccacatgtGCCAGCTTAATTCATTTCATCCTTAGTCAAaatgttatgtcctgttattatttttattgtatttattattgtatttatatttgtgtaactttgtccGTTTCTCcctccttgtttttgtatatattcgctgctttcttccaaggaatctaatgctcttagcttagttttcccttgcggctggccagattggagcaatctcaagaataatcagtcGAAATTGGGATGATAATTAGATGCTTGACTTTGGATAGAGGGCTTCGAATGaccagtccttgttttctttgtatcatctctctggatgttttgttgtccctttttgtgtcacctagctgtccggatgttttgcgttcttacccattttgtattttatatatatatacatacatatatatgtatacatacatacatacatacatatatatatatatatatacacaaattagtaaataaatggcacaactaagtaccgatatttactggaaatagcgaacgtaaaagttcgacgctaatgtgtagcttcaccgcgtatgtattagcaaaaatgcgtgtgtgcaacaaactagagcAAAAaaacgtcttacctccagggaggacatctgaaagatgaaacacccggaaaaggacaatgtgggacctgcaggtttcaggttttacaagatatgtctctcacccatattttgttttaccttcatcagccaagcatatacgaagacgaaatctacgatgttaccacattaatactatcacactcgactgaaatgcggaacgctaacagtacgagaaacggtgaagaagtttcaaaatatcagtaatgcaatacaaagtatcgccttccagtaaaaagtagcctgTGAgggaaaaaatacacaaattagtaaataaatggcacaactaagtaccgatatttactggaaatagcgaacgtaaaaatacgacgctaatgtgtagcttcaccgcgtatgtattagcaaaaatgcgtgtgtgcaacaaactagagcAAAAAAACGTCTTACctccatataaatatgtgtatttttcaatctatgtgtacaaataacacagaaaaataaataaatatttaccagagtagcaaaaattcacataagtaccaAGATGTTACAGCTTACTTATAAAGGTAGGAGttccagggtttagtgaaatCTTTTTGAATAACAAAGCTAatttaagaaatggagttaaatgcaagCAACTGTCCAACTGTTGGATGGTATGATGTATTTTCACATGGTGGTGCTGTATGTTATGATACATGACCCGAATTTTCGTCTCCAATGCCACTTTGTCCAATGTCACTTCATCCACTTATTTTGGTCCAATATCTTTTTGTTCAATGATTTTTTTGTCCAACGactttttgtccaattttaaataaaatctttaGAAAACAAAGTgaacaacaaaatcaaataatcattgaaaattttatttataggATTTGTATTTGGACAAAAACATCATCAGACAAAAAGACATCAGACGAAAAGATATGGATGAAAAGACGCTGGACAAAGTGATGTCGGACAAAAAGATATAGCACCATTATGATATTGGTCCCAGACACCATGATGTTTACACGGGAGACACTGGCCCCTCTCTGATTGATTGTTAATTTTCAGGCTGAGCAGTGGATCAATATATGTctacagttatacatatataactgtaggcgcaggagtggctgtgtggtaagtagcttgctaaccaaccacatggtttcgggttcagtcccactgcgtggcatcttgggcaagtgtcttctgctatagccccaggccgaccaatgccttgtgagtggatttggtagaaggaaactgaaagaagcctgtcgtatatatgtatatatatgtatatgtatgtgtgagtgtttgtgtgtctgtgtttgtccccctagcattggttgacaactgatgctggtgtgtttacatccccgtcacttagcagttcagcaaaagagaccaatggaataagtactgggcttacaaagaataagtcccgggtcgatttgctcgactaaaggtggtgctccagcatggccacagtcaaatgactgatataagtaaaagagtaaaagagtatatataaatgaaataattgagattcagttgaattgggTACTTAAGTTGAATCCCTAAGTCAGACCAGCATTATCCACACAGCcaaaagtaaggtgaataaaataaaaataaacaacaggatTCTATGGAATCttactttttaatgtttatatttgacATATACCAATCTTTTACCTATTTAGGTTATGATatcaattttgaaattttatttttatacaacatgACAATATTGCTTATAAACAATCAACCATAGTGCCCCtaaataaaatttcctctgtatttaCATCTTAGGTTTCTTAgcatcttgcccctttaactggtaattaacaccATGATTTAAAGTCTGCCCCTACCTGCCTCGTTTTATAGACAGTTCCTTATATCCAATTAACTACTCCTAATGTCTTATTTCTTCCCAGGGGGGGAAGGGTTgcatatgataatatttatgactACACCTAGCCATAAGCTGTCAATTCACTCTtgtcctttattcaaaatagacacaTTCTTcaagtcttagatttagtagttgataaagagataaatgaattagaaatgaattacaacacTATGACCTCATTATGCTCCGTGCAATTCCTAGAAGTTGTaatctattcttagctacaatagtgacaacatgaatttcttccatcttcttactctgttaaaatatttaagaaaaattatattaatgtgcccTACATGTTAaaattccattcatttatttgtacAGCCGAAGATGGCATTACATTAAAATTGATGTACTGattgcattgttaaattaaatggagctgcttgaaacagtcgtactgcatcacttgatatcctgttgcatattttgattatatgtgtgtgtgtgtgtattttttatcttttacttgcttcagacattagactgtggccatactggggcagggCCTTGAAGGgttgtagtcaaacaaatcgaccccagtacttagtttttcccaagcctggtacttattctgtcaaactctattgttgaactactaagttatggaaatataaacacaccaacataagtTTTCAAGCAGTGGCAGGAACCAAAGACAGGTataatgatgcacacacacacatctgacctTGATGTTAGCAAAGCCATGGAATGCATTGTCAGAAGGAAGATGATCACattctttgaagaaaat
The window above is part of the Octopus sinensis linkage group LG28, ASM634580v1, whole genome shotgun sequence genome. Proteins encoded here:
- the LOC118768311 gene encoding actin-3-like, whose translation is MADVVHPVVIDNGSHTCKVGFGGDHEPRIAISSDADYPRDQSEMIGDELKDYNVINKFGYNTSVLNLKHPIERGVITNWDDMEKIWLHAFKELKVAPAESSVLLTEAVFNPKDNREKMAEIMFEKFNTHALCIADQTLLSLLASGRITGMSVNVGHGITQIVPVYDGSIKREAAVQWDFGGVDMTDYLTSMLTERGYSFDSPSQMETVRNIKEKCCYVALDFEQEMQTAASEKYKLPDKQDITIGNERFQTPELLFQPGLIDKGSDGIHKLIYNSIIKCDRNIRTPLFKNIILFGGSTMFKDVVYRMIIEMRSIVAPTTSFHIVAQQFRDNSMWRGGALLTSLSTFMDQCIRREEYYEHGSYILHRKYR